Genomic window (Verrucomicrobiota bacterium JB022):
GTGCTGAGCCGCATTATCGGCCCCGCGACCCGCTCGGCCGAAGCGTTTACGGCGATGGCTCTCGCGTTGGTAATCGGCATCTTTCTCGCCTACGACCCTGAAGCCTATGCGCGCGGGATGATCAGTATCCTGCCTCTGGGCTACCGCGAAAAGGGCCGCCAGGTATTGCTGGCCTGCGGGCGGGCGCTTTGGCACTGGCTGATCGGCCAAGGCTTTGCCATGCTCATCATCGGTACCCTGGTCACCCTGGGCATGGTAATCGTGGGCGCCCCGTTTGCGCTCGTGCTGGGGCCGCTGGCGGGTCTGTTTCAATTCGTGCCCAACGTGGGCCCGGTATTATGGGCCTTCCCCGCGATCCTCATCGCATTCTCCGGCGGCGAGGTTATGGCGATCAAGGTCCTGGCCGTCTATATCGTGATTCAGGTGCTGGAGGGCAATTTCATCACCCCCATGGTACTGAAGCAGAATGTGCAACTGCCGCCTGTGTTGACACTGCTGGGGACGATTGTCATGGGCATGGTCTTTGGGCCTCTCGGGTTGATTCTGGGCACGCCGCTAACGGTAATACTATTAGTCTGCTACCGTATGCTTTACCAGCGCGATCTCCTGCACGACGAATCGGCGAAAATCCCGGGGCAAGGGGAGCGCAAGTAGAGGGCGGCGCATGCAGCCTGCACCGTTCAACCCCTAAAATATCGCGCAGGCTGCACCACCGGACCTTTCGCTTCCACAATCGGTAAAAATCCTTCAAGTAATCGGAAGCGTTACCGGGTCTCTCCGTAAAATTGGTACAGCCTTGGCATCTACCAAGGCCATGAGTACGGACAACGATATCCTCAAAGCCCATTGGCTCACCTACGCAAACGCCCTGATGCGACAGTGGCCACAACTGCAGGAAGAGGATTTGCGGGAAATCGGCGGCGATGTCGATCGCCTCAAGGCCCGACTCGGCAAGCGCTATGGCTTCACGCCGGAACAAGCGCAGACAGAAGTCGATGCGTGGTATCAAAAGGAGGGTGGCCGCTAGCAACTTTCCACCTCCGTGGCCGCCCCCGACAAACATCCGCAAGCCTTTGGACCCTCCGCCGATGCCTGGCTGCGCGGGGGTGCGATTTTCGCGCTCGTGCTGGTGCTAGCCTCGCTGACGGCGGTATATGTGTTTGGGAGTCGAGATGGCTACGAAGGCTTTGGGGTAACGCACGAGCAGCCCATCATCTTCAGCCATCGTCACCACGCGGGCGAATTGGGCATCGACTGCCGCTACTGCCATACCGGCGTCGAAAAAGCGGCCTTTGCGGGGCTGCCTTCGACCGATACCTGCCTGAGTTGCCATAGCCAGCTCTTCCGCGACAGCCCGATGCTGGATCCGCTTTGGGAGAGCCTGCGCACAGGGGAGCCCGTCCGTTGGCAGCGAGTGCACGACTTGGGTGACTTTGTGTATTTCGACCACTCCGTGCACGTAAACAACGGGGTGTCCTGCCGCTCCTGCCACGGGGATGTCGAAGATATGGTGACGGTGGCTCAGGTCGAAGAACTCTCGATGCTGTGGTGCCTGGAGTGCCACCGCAACCCTAGCGCTCATTTGGTGCCTGAAGCAGAGGTCGTTAACGTGCGGCGGCAAGCCGACCCGCTCCAGCCGGGCGAGACCTTTCACGCCATGCGGTCTTCTCCCTTCGATGCCAAACGCTGGCATGACGTCCACGAAGAAGTGGCAGCCCAGCAGAGCGTGGCCACCTATAACCTGACCGATTGCACCGCCTGCCACCGCTGATGCCTGCCCCCACCTCCAGTTCTCCCCGCAATACGGATGAGTTTCCGCCCGAAGCTGCGGTGTGGCCTTCGCAGTTGAGCCGGCGCAGGTTTCTCCAAGTGGCGGGAGCGGGCTTAAGCCTGGCGACGCTCAGCGGGTGCTTCCGGAAGCCCCGCGAAGAGATCCTGCCTTACGTGCGCCAGCCCGAGCAGGTATTGCCGGGGACGCCGAATTTCTATGCTACCACGCACAACTGGAGAGGCTACGGGCGGGGTATCCTGGTCGAGAGCCGCGAAGGTCGTCCTGTGAAGATCGAAGGTAACGAGAGCCATTCGTCTACGCTCGGAGCCAGCGATGCGATCATGCAGGCCAGCCTGTTGGGACTCTACGACCATCAGCGCCTGCGCGCCCCACATCTGCGCCAGCGCACCAGCAACTGGCAGAGTTTTGAGGCCAGTTGGCTGGAACGGTTCACAGCTTTGCAGTCGACCGGGGGGCGTGGTCTCTGGATTGTAGCCGAGGCGAATGCCTCCCCCACCGAAACCGCAGTCTGGCAACGACTGGTAGCCCGCTTCCCACAGGTTCGCATCGTGATGGAGTCGCCCATCCATCACCTGCACTGGGAACCCATTGACTACCGTTTTGCCGCAGCCGAGGTGGTCGTGGGCATCGACCCCGATTTCCTGACCGAACACCCCGAAAGTCTACGTTATGCGCGCGATTTCGCACAGCGCCGGCGCGGTTGGGAAAAGGACGCCCAACTCAGCCGCTTCTACAGTCTGCACGCCGCCCCCAATGTGACCAACGTGCAAGCAGACGCGCCCCTCTTGGCCCGCCCCAGCCGTTGGGCAGTGCTGCTCGATGCGCTGGAAGGCCAGATGACAGGCGATCTTGCAGAAGCGGAACAAAAATGGGTCGAACGCTGCCGGGCAGACTTGAACCGTGCGGGCAGCAGAGCCCTGATTGTAGGTGGAAGCTACTTGGACGACGAGCTGCAGGAGCGCGTGCGCCGACTGAACCAGGCACTGGGCTCGGAGGGCACCACTTGGGAATCCATCGCCTTGCCAGCCCGCACAGACGACGCGGTGGGCCTGCCACTCGCCTCACGGCAGGAGTTGCAGGAGGCGCTGGAGGCCGAGGCGGTCCAGGCTCTGATTTGCTTCGATACCAACCCCGTTCATAGCGTCCCGGAACTGGCGGCAGCAATCACCCGCGCCCAGTGGTCGGCCTGCGCCACCTTGGAGGTGAATGAAACCGCACGCGCCTGCCAATGGCGGCTGCCGGTGCACCACTTTCTGGAAGACTGGGGCGATTTGCGCAGCTGGACCGGTACCTTGAGCCCCGTGCAGCCGCTCATCCGCCCGATGTATCAGAGCCGCTCACGGCTGGAGCTGTTGCATTGGCTCGCGGAGCCGAGCAATCCGCTGAGCGCCCACGATCTGGTGCGACGGCATTGGCAGGCTCAAGTGCCGGGAGATTTTGAATCGTGGTGGCTCAAGGGACTGCAGGAGGGTGTGTTTGCCGACGCTCCGCCTGCGCCCGAGGTGCTCCGTCGAGAGGCAGGGCGCCGCCCCACGAGAGAACCCGGCCATGGCCCGCTCGACCTGCTGGTGCGGCTCGACCCGACAATCGAGGATGGCCGCGGCGCGCGCAACGCATGGCTCCAGGAGCTGCCCAAGCCCATCAGCCTCTTGGTATGGGACCAGGCGCTCTGGGTCTCTCAGAGGCGCGCGCAAGAGCTGGATTTGCAGCAAGGCGACGTGGTGGAAATCCGGGTTGGCGACCGGCGTCTGCACCTCCCCGTATTGCCGTTGCCCGCGATGGAGGACGACACGGTGGTAGCCTTTCTTGGCTATGGCCGCGCGACTGCTCGCTTGCATGAGGGCCACCACACCGGCTATTCGGCAGCGACTCTGCAAGGGCAATGGAGGTGGGAGGGGGTATCCCTGGCCAAGACCGGTGAGCGCTACGAGCTGGTGACGACGCAGCATCATCAGGTGATGGAAGGGCATGAGTTTGTGAAGGTGAGAGAGGTGGGCCACCCTGCCCCAAAGGAAGAGCACCATTTTGATCCAGAAAAGAGCAGTTTCATGCCCCACCCGCCCAAGCTGCCCGCCGGGGAGGCGCCGTATGCCTGGGGTATGTCGATCGACCTCAGCTCATGCATCGGCTGTTCGGCCTGTATTACGGCCTGCCAGGCAGAGAACAATATCCCCAGCGTAGGCAAGGAACAGGTGGCCGCCGGACGCGAAATGCACTGGCTGCGGGTGGATCGCTACTTCTCGGCCGAGAGTGGCCCTACGCGCGTGCTGCACCAGCCCGTGCCCTGCATGCATTGCGAAAAGGCCCCGTGTGAATTGGTCTGCCCGGTAGCCGCAACGGTGCACGACAGCGAGGGCCTGAACGCAATGGTCTATAACCGCTGCATTGGCACGCGCTATTGTTCGAACAACTGCCCTTACAAGGTCCGCCGCTTCAATTTCCTCGATTACCGTCCGCCGCAAAAGCACCCGCGTAACCTGCAGTTCAACCCCGAGGTGACGGTGCGCGAGCGGGGCGTGATGGAAAAGTGCACCTACTGCGTCCAGCGCATCAGCCGGGCCCGGATCGACGCCCGTAACGAAAAGCGCGAAATCCGCGACGGCGAGATCCAGACGGCTTGTCAGCAGGCCTGCCCGACACAGGCGATCGTCTTTGGCGACATCAGCCGCCCGGAGAACGCCGTCGCCCAGCGGAAGGCCCAGAAAGGCGACTACGGCTTGTTGGCCGAGTTGGACACTCGCCCCCGCACCACTTACCTGCCGCGTTGGCAAAACCCGCCGCATGAAGCCCGCTGAACAGGAAAACGCCCCGACCCGCCCGGAGGAGTTGCTCGGCGCCGAGATGTCGCATGAGCTGCTCAACCAGCGTGTGGGTGACGAGGCGCGGGTGCGGACCCGTGCCTGGTGGTGGTGGAGTGCGTTGCTCGTCACCGCTGGCGGGGTCTTCCTCTTGTTTACTGCCATTACGTGGCTGCTCGCCAAGGGTGTTGGCGTCTGGGGCCTGCAGATCCCCGTCGCCTGGGGCTTTGCGATCATCAACTTTGTCTGGTGGATCGGCATTGGACACGCGGGCACGTTCATTTCGGCCATCCTGCTCCTGTTGCAGCAAGACTGGCGCAACTCGATCAACCGCTTTACGGAGGCGATGACGCTGTTCGCGGTGGCGTGCGCGGGTCTTTTTCCCCTGCTCCACCTCGGCCGACCGCAGTATTTCTTCTACCTCATTCCGTATCCCAACGATATGGGGCTGTGGCCGCAATTTCGCAGTCCACTGGTCTGGGACTTCTTTGCGGTCTCGACCTACGGAAGCGTGTCGCTGATCTTCTGGTATCTTGGGCTGGTACCGGACCTAGCCACCATGCGCGACCGGACGGCGCCGGGCCTGCGCAAGCGTATCTACGCCTTTTTCTCGCTCGGCTGGCTGGGGCGCGACCACCAGTGGCGCGACTACCGGGCGCTCTACTTCATGCTCGCCGGGCTGGCCACGCCGCTCGTGATCTCCGTGCACAGCATCGTGGGGCTGGACTTTGCAGTGAGCAACCTGCCGGGGTGGCACAGTACCGTCTTCCCGCCTTACTTTGTGGCCGGCGCGATCTTCTCGGGCTTCGCCATGGTGGCGACGCTGGTCATCCCGATCCGCAAGATTTTCAAGCTGGAGGGCATGATCACCAGCCGCCACCTCGACAACATCGGCAAGGTAATGCTGGCGACTGGCATGATGGTGGGCTTTGGCTACCTCAGCGAGGTGTTCTTCCAGTGGTACAGCGCCGACTTGTTTGAGGTGGACACGATGATGGACCGCCTCACGGGCTACTACGCCCCAGTCTTCTGGACGGTGATCGCGTGCAACGTGGGCGTGATTCAGGTGCTCTGGTGGAAGCGTGTCCGCACCAACAGCCTCGCGCTCTGGATCATCGCCGGGCTGGTCAACGTGGGCATGTGGATGGAGCGCTACCTGATCGTGGTCTCCAGCCTGGGCCACGATTTCCTGACCTCGTCGTGGCAGGACTTCGACAGCACGGGCTGGGATTGGGCGCTGTATCTGGGCACGCTGGGGCTGTTTTTCTTCCTTGTGCTGCTCTTTGTGCGGCTGATTCCAATGGTCTCGATGCACGAGATCCGGGAGATCCTGCACGAACGGGAAGAGCACGGAAAGGAGGCGAAGTGAGGGCTCCGATTCTACCGTTGGCGGTGATCGCTTCGTTTCGTGAGGCCGAAGCTTTCGAACGAGCCGTAGAGCGTTACGTGCGCGAGGATGCCGCGTGGTCGGTGCAGGTGTTCACACCCCATCCGATGGAGTCGCTGGACGCACTGGTAGCCTATCGCCCGAGTCCGATCCCGAAAATCATCTTTTGGGGCTTCATCTGCGGAGCCTTCGGCGGCTACCTGATGCAGGTCTACGCTTCCGTCTGGGCTTACCCGCTCAACGTGGCGGGGCGTCCGCTGCACAGCTGGCCCGCCTTCATCCCGATCACGTTCGAGCTGGGGGTGCTGACGGCGGCACTGACGGG
Coding sequences:
- a CDS encoding DUF3341 domain-containing protein; amino-acid sequence: MIASFREAEAFERAVERYVREDAAWSVQVFTPHPMESLDALVAYRPSPIPKIIFWGFICGAFGGYLMQVYASVWAYPLNVAGRPLHSWPAFIPITFELGVLTAALTGLITWLIRLRPRLYVPELDSPLIARGTQDRYVLLMVPTGDVSEEELRHQQRQLSNAGAEETEVRRWN
- a CDS encoding 4Fe-4S dicluster domain-containing protein, which translates into the protein MPAPTSSSPRNTDEFPPEAAVWPSQLSRRRFLQVAGAGLSLATLSGCFRKPREEILPYVRQPEQVLPGTPNFYATTHNWRGYGRGILVESREGRPVKIEGNESHSSTLGASDAIMQASLLGLYDHQRLRAPHLRQRTSNWQSFEASWLERFTALQSTGGRGLWIVAEANASPTETAVWQRLVARFPQVRIVMESPIHHLHWEPIDYRFAAAEVVVGIDPDFLTEHPESLRYARDFAQRRRGWEKDAQLSRFYSLHAAPNVTNVQADAPLLARPSRWAVLLDALEGQMTGDLAEAEQKWVERCRADLNRAGSRALIVGGSYLDDELQERVRRLNQALGSEGTTWESIALPARTDDAVGLPLASRQELQEALEAEAVQALICFDTNPVHSVPELAAAITRAQWSACATLEVNETARACQWRLPVHHFLEDWGDLRSWTGTLSPVQPLIRPMYQSRSRLELLHWLAEPSNPLSAHDLVRRHWQAQVPGDFESWWLKGLQEGVFADAPPAPEVLRREAGRRPTREPGHGPLDLLVRLDPTIEDGRGARNAWLQELPKPISLLVWDQALWVSQRRAQELDLQQGDVVEIRVGDRRLHLPVLPLPAMEDDTVVAFLGYGRATARLHEGHHTGYSAATLQGQWRWEGVSLAKTGERYELVTTQHHQVMEGHEFVKVREVGHPAPKEEHHFDPEKSSFMPHPPKLPAGEAPYAWGMSIDLSSCIGCSACITACQAENNIPSVGKEQVAAGREMHWLRVDRYFSAESGPTRVLHQPVPCMHCEKAPCELVCPVAATVHDSEGLNAMVYNRCIGTRYCSNNCPYKVRRFNFLDYRPPQKHPRNLQFNPEVTVRERGVMEKCTYCVQRISRARIDARNEKREIRDGEIQTACQQACPTQAIVFGDISRPENAVAQRKAQKGDYGLLAELDTRPRTTYLPRWQNPPHEAR
- a CDS encoding cytochrome c3 family protein, with amino-acid sequence MAAPDKHPQAFGPSADAWLRGGAIFALVLVLASLTAVYVFGSRDGYEGFGVTHEQPIIFSHRHHAGELGIDCRYCHTGVEKAAFAGLPSTDTCLSCHSQLFRDSPMLDPLWESLRTGEPVRWQRVHDLGDFVYFDHSVHVNNGVSCRSCHGDVEDMVTVAQVEELSMLWCLECHRNPSAHLVPEAEVVNVRRQADPLQPGETFHAMRSSPFDAKRWHDVHEEVAAQQSVATYNLTDCTACHR
- the nrfD gene encoding NrfD/PsrC family molybdoenzyme membrane anchor subunit, yielding MKPAEQENAPTRPEELLGAEMSHELLNQRVGDEARVRTRAWWWWSALLVTAGGVFLLFTAITWLLAKGVGVWGLQIPVAWGFAIINFVWWIGIGHAGTFISAILLLLQQDWRNSINRFTEAMTLFAVACAGLFPLLHLGRPQYFFYLIPYPNDMGLWPQFRSPLVWDFFAVSTYGSVSLIFWYLGLVPDLATMRDRTAPGLRKRIYAFFSLGWLGRDHQWRDYRALYFMLAGLATPLVISVHSIVGLDFAVSNLPGWHSTVFPPYFVAGAIFSGFAMVATLVIPIRKIFKLEGMITSRHLDNIGKVMLATGMMVGFGYLSEVFFQWYSADLFEVDTMMDRLTGYYAPVFWTVIACNVGVIQVLWWKRVRTNSLALWIIAGLVNVGMWMERYLIVVSSLGHDFLTSSWQDFDSTGWDWALYLGTLGLFFFLVLLFVRLIPMVSMHEIREILHEREEHGKEAK
- a CDS encoding AI-2E family transporter; its protein translation is MTSLQPPNDLAHHRPLVEFQKRVMIALALIGLALFMWKSAEAFLIFFAGVVLAVVMGGFAYMLRSKTHWTYCHCLYVVTACVFLLIAGIAMLVLPMVIEESKRLLEKMPAMIDQVRTTTWGRMFFSGGLSGGDGDGVLSRIIGPATRSAEAFTAMALALVIGIFLAYDPEAYARGMISILPLGYREKGRQVLLACGRALWHWLIGQGFAMLIIGTLVTLGMVIVGAPFALVLGPLAGLFQFVPNVGPVLWAFPAILIAFSGGEVMAIKVLAVYIVIQVLEGNFITPMVLKQNVQLPPVLTLLGTIVMGMVFGPLGLILGTPLTVILLVCYRMLYQRDLLHDESAKIPGQGERK